Proteins co-encoded in one Streptomyces diastaticus subsp. diastaticus genomic window:
- a CDS encoding PQQ-dependent sugar dehydrogenase, with product MNARTRCSALLGTLCLVASVAPSTASADEPGPPARQAAVTLTEVAEAQNPTAGAAGPGDTLWIAERGGTVRVLDGQGLSDPVLDISDETTTDGERGLLGIAFDETAAHFYVSYTDLEGTSTIDEFAVEDGAVQPDSRRTVLTQTQPYANHNGGGIAFGPDGHLYIALGDGGSGGDPHGNGQSLDTLLGKILRIDPGGGDPYAVPADNPFVDDPDARDEIWAYGLRNPWRFSFDKGTGDLLVGDVGQSDWEEIDWAPAGSTGGENYGWSSMEGTHPFRGGTEPANHVPPVHEYGRGGLGCSVTGGYVYRGEALPDLVGQYVFSDYCDGTIRTLRIEDGEVTGEGDLGVTAGEVISFAQDDAGELYVLNIGGAIQRIDPA from the coding sequence GTGAACGCTCGCACCAGATGCTCCGCACTCCTCGGCACGCTCTGCCTCGTCGCGTCCGTGGCCCCGTCCACGGCGTCGGCCGACGAGCCCGGACCACCGGCCCGGCAGGCCGCGGTCACCCTCACGGAAGTGGCCGAGGCACAGAACCCGACCGCCGGCGCCGCCGGGCCCGGCGACACCCTGTGGATCGCCGAACGCGGGGGCACCGTACGGGTCCTGGACGGCCAGGGCCTGAGTGACCCGGTGCTCGACATCTCCGACGAGACCACGACGGACGGCGAACGCGGCCTGCTGGGCATCGCGTTCGACGAGACGGCCGCGCACTTCTACGTCTCGTACACCGACCTGGAGGGCACCAGTACCATCGACGAGTTCGCCGTGGAGGACGGCGCGGTCCAGCCGGACAGCCGGCGCACCGTCCTCACCCAGACCCAGCCGTACGCCAACCACAACGGCGGCGGCATCGCGTTCGGCCCCGACGGTCATCTCTACATCGCGCTGGGCGACGGCGGTTCGGGCGGCGACCCGCACGGCAACGGGCAGAGCCTGGACACGCTGCTCGGCAAGATCCTGCGCATCGACCCGGGCGGCGGCGACCCGTACGCGGTCCCGGCGGACAACCCGTTCGTGGACGACCCGGACGCGAGGGACGAGATCTGGGCGTACGGGCTCCGCAACCCCTGGCGGTTCTCCTTCGACAAGGGCACGGGCGACCTCCTCGTCGGCGACGTCGGGCAGAGCGACTGGGAGGAGATCGACTGGGCCCCGGCCGGCAGCACGGGCGGCGAGAACTACGGCTGGTCCTCGATGGAGGGCACCCACCCCTTCCGTGGCGGCACCGAGCCCGCGAACCACGTCCCGCCGGTCCACGAGTACGGCCGCGGCGGCCTGGGCTGCTCGGTGACCGGCGGCTACGTCTACCGCGGCGAGGCACTGCCGGATCTCGTGGGGCAGTACGTGTTCAGCGACTACTGCGACGGCACGATCCGCACCCTGCGGATCGAGGACGGCGAGGTGACCGGCGAGGGCGATCTCGGCGTCACCGCCGGCGAGGTCATCTCCTTCGCTCAGGACGACGCCGGCGAGCTGTACGTGCTCAACATCGGGGGCGCGATCCAGCGCATCGACCCCGCGTGA
- a CDS encoding TetR/AcrR family transcriptional regulator produces MSRPRKDAPLRSDAQRNRERILEVATAELTRCADAPLSSIARKAGVGQGTFYRNFPHREALVLEVYRYEMQQVARAASTLLDTREPGEALREWMDRLARFAMTKAGLADAIRLVTSAPGGPDKPGPTPVMEAAGLLLRANEEAGTIRPGVSEDDFFLAIAGLWQIGQGEDWQPRAARLLDLVMDGLRAGAPGR; encoded by the coding sequence GTGTCCCGACCGAGGAAGGACGCCCCCCTGCGCTCGGACGCCCAGCGCAACCGTGAGCGCATCCTTGAGGTGGCCACCGCCGAACTGACGCGGTGCGCGGACGCCCCGCTCAGCTCGATCGCCAGGAAGGCGGGCGTCGGACAGGGCACGTTCTACCGCAACTTCCCGCATCGGGAAGCGCTCGTCCTGGAGGTGTACCGCTACGAGATGCAGCAGGTGGCCCGGGCGGCGAGCACGCTGCTCGACACCCGCGAACCCGGAGAGGCCCTGCGCGAGTGGATGGACCGCCTGGCCCGGTTCGCCATGACCAAGGCCGGCCTGGCGGACGCGATCCGGCTGGTCACCAGCGCCCCGGGCGGCCCCGACAAGCCCGGCCCCACCCCGGTCATGGAAGCGGCCGGACTCCTGCTCCGCGCCAACGAGGAGGCGGGCACCATCCGGCCCGGCGTGAGCGAGGACGACTTCTTCCTCGCCATCGCGGGCCTGTGGCAGATCGGCCAGGGGGAGGACTGGCAGCCGCGCGCCGCCCGCCTCCTGGACCTCGTGATGGACGGACTGCGCGCGGGAGCACCCGGCCGCTGA
- a CDS encoding (2Fe-2S)-binding protein: MAPEPSSTSSAITLHVNGEQHRLTVDHRTTLLDALRERLDLTGTKKGCDQGQCGACTVLVDQRRVVSCLSLAVAAEGREVTTIEGMADGDDLHPVQQAFLDLDGYQCGYCTPGQICSAVALIEEHAAGWPSAVTPDVGPDTAPAPLTPDEIRERLSGNLCRCGAYVPIVQAVARAAETHAQSRTRAEEAAA, translated from the coding sequence ATGGCCCCAGAACCGTCGTCGACCTCCAGCGCGATCACCCTGCACGTCAACGGCGAGCAGCACCGGCTGACCGTCGACCACCGCACCACACTCCTCGACGCCCTGCGCGAACGCCTCGACCTCACCGGTACCAAGAAGGGCTGCGACCAAGGCCAGTGCGGCGCCTGCACCGTCCTGGTCGACCAGCGGCGCGTCGTCTCCTGCCTCAGCCTCGCGGTCGCCGCCGAGGGGCGCGAGGTCACCACCATCGAGGGCATGGCCGACGGCGACGACCTCCACCCCGTCCAGCAGGCGTTCCTCGACCTCGACGGTTACCAGTGCGGCTACTGCACGCCCGGACAGATCTGCTCGGCCGTCGCCCTCATCGAGGAACACGCGGCCGGCTGGCCGAGCGCCGTCACCCCCGACGTGGGTCCGGACACCGCGCCCGCCCCGCTGACCCCCGACGAGATCCGGGAACGGCTGAGCGGCAACCTGTGCCGTTGCGGCGCCTACGTCCCGATCGTCCAGGCCGTCGCCCGCGCGGCCGAAACGCACGCACAGAGCCGGACCCGGGCCGAGGAGGCCGCCGCGTGA
- a CDS encoding FAD binding domain-containing protein, translated as MKQFDYRRAHDVDGALALLAADPDARFLGGGTNLVDLMKTGVERPARLVDLRELPLDRVERTPDGGLRVGATVTNSDLAAHPYVRRHYPALTQAVLAGASGQLRNMATVGGNLLQRTRCGYFTDVSRPCNKRAPGSGCPAVSGEHHNHAVLGASDHCVAVHPSDMGVALTAFDAVVSYETPDGPGRTPVTDFYLPVGDTPHRETTLPPGALITHITLPPAPAARSRYRKVRERASYAFAIGSVAAALTVEDGRVREARLALGAVASRPWRARAAEAVLTGAPADGTTFAAAADAELAAARPLPRNGYKVPLMRNLVVSVLTELAEGDAR; from the coding sequence GTGAAGCAGTTCGACTACCGCCGCGCCCACGACGTCGACGGAGCCCTCGCCCTGCTCGCCGCCGATCCGGACGCCCGGTTCCTCGGCGGCGGCACCAACCTCGTCGACCTGATGAAGACCGGCGTCGAACGCCCCGCCCGCCTCGTCGACCTCCGCGAACTCCCCCTGGACCGCGTCGAGCGCACCCCGGACGGCGGCCTGCGCGTCGGCGCCACCGTCACCAACAGCGACCTCGCCGCCCACCCGTACGTCCGCCGCCACTACCCGGCGCTGACCCAGGCCGTCCTCGCCGGCGCCTCCGGCCAACTGCGCAACATGGCCACCGTCGGCGGCAACCTGCTCCAGCGCACCCGCTGTGGCTACTTCACCGACGTCAGCCGGCCGTGCAACAAGCGCGCCCCGGGCAGCGGCTGCCCGGCCGTCAGCGGCGAGCACCACAACCACGCGGTCCTCGGCGCCTCCGACCACTGTGTGGCCGTCCACCCCTCCGACATGGGCGTCGCCCTCACCGCGTTCGACGCCGTCGTCTCCTACGAGACCCCCGACGGGCCGGGCCGGACGCCGGTCACCGACTTCTACCTCCCCGTCGGCGACACCCCGCACCGGGAGACCACCCTCCCGCCCGGCGCGCTGATCACCCACATCACCCTTCCGCCCGCGCCCGCCGCCCGTTCCCGCTACCGCAAGGTGCGCGAACGCGCCTCGTACGCCTTCGCCATCGGCTCCGTCGCCGCCGCGCTCACCGTCGAGGACGGTCGCGTACGCGAAGCGCGCCTGGCCCTGGGGGCCGTCGCCTCCCGGCCCTGGCGCGCCCGCGCCGCCGAGGCCGTCCTGACCGGCGCGCCGGCCGACGGCACGACCTTCGCCGCCGCCGCCGACGCCGAACTGGCGGCCGCCCGGCCACTGCCCCGCAACGGATACAAGGTGCCCCTCATGCGCAACCTGGTCGTCTCCGTCCTGACCGAACTCGCCGAGGGGGACGCCCGATGA
- a CDS encoding xanthine dehydrogenase family protein molybdopterin-binding subunit, whose translation MTTTTPASAAVRAAVGTAHTRVEGRDKVTGAARYAGEIPFAGLAHGWLVLSTITRGRVREVRTAPVLRMPGVLAVLHHGNAPRLRTDYVGLLGVPPDPAACVFQDDRVPFAGWPVALVVAETPEQAREAAEALAVTYEQEPHDTALVAGHPGAYAPQGHMPAETAKGDLEAELAASAVVVAEEYTTPEEQHSMMEPHAATALWDGGRLEVVDSNQGAGWVRDELATLFSLDPSAVRVRSEHIGGGFGSKGPRAHQVCAVMATTALHRPVRVVLTRRQLFSLAGYRSPTTQRVRLGAGPDGRLRALEHRSLNQTSRVYEFVEPSAGVARVMYDAAAHRTANHVVRLDVPSPTWMRAPGEAPGSFAIEAALDELAERAGVDPIELRVRNEPQAGPVSGLPFSSRNLVACFREGARRFGWADRDPRPGLRRDGRWLLGTGTAAASFGAGAAPSTALVTAEADGTFTVRIAAADIGTGARTALTLIAADALRTTPERVRVRIGDSDFGQAMIAGGSMGTRSWAWAVTAAAAELLERLALGTGIPPEGVTVRSDTTEALAALAQKERHSFGAQFAEVAVDTATGEVRVRRMLGIFAAGRIVNPLTARNQLVGGMTWGISMALHEEAVRDHRTGAHYAPDLAGYHVATHADVPDIEADWVDDHDPDDPVGIKGIGEVGIVGAAAAVANAVWHATGVRHRELPIRPDRIITAARNRPGGGAVDA comes from the coding sequence ATGACGACGACCACACCCGCCTCGGCAGCCGTGCGCGCGGCCGTCGGCACCGCCCACACCCGCGTGGAAGGCCGCGACAAGGTCACCGGCGCGGCCCGCTACGCGGGAGAGATCCCGTTCGCCGGACTCGCCCACGGCTGGCTGGTGCTGTCCACGATCACCCGCGGCCGCGTCCGCGAGGTCCGCACCGCCCCGGTACTGCGGATGCCGGGCGTCCTGGCCGTGCTGCACCACGGCAACGCCCCGCGGCTGCGGACCGACTACGTCGGCCTGCTCGGCGTCCCGCCGGACCCGGCGGCCTGCGTCTTCCAGGACGACCGGGTGCCGTTCGCCGGCTGGCCCGTGGCGCTCGTCGTCGCAGAGACGCCCGAGCAGGCCAGGGAGGCGGCCGAGGCGCTCGCAGTCACGTACGAGCAGGAGCCGCACGACACCGCGCTCGTCGCCGGCCACCCCGGCGCCTACGCCCCTCAGGGCCACATGCCCGCGGAGACCGCCAAGGGGGACCTGGAGGCGGAACTCGCCGCCTCCGCCGTCGTCGTGGCCGAGGAGTACACCACCCCCGAGGAACAGCACAGCATGATGGAGCCGCACGCGGCCACCGCCCTGTGGGACGGCGGCCGTCTGGAGGTCGTCGACTCCAACCAGGGCGCGGGCTGGGTGCGCGACGAGCTGGCCACCCTGTTCTCGCTCGACCCCTCCGCCGTGCGCGTACGCTCCGAGCACATCGGCGGCGGCTTCGGCAGCAAGGGCCCGCGCGCCCACCAGGTCTGCGCCGTGATGGCCACCACGGCCCTGCACCGGCCGGTGCGCGTGGTGCTGACCCGGCGCCAGCTCTTCTCCCTGGCCGGATACCGCAGCCCCACCACACAGCGCGTCAGGCTCGGCGCCGGTCCCGACGGGCGGCTCCGCGCCCTGGAACACCGCTCGCTCAACCAGACGTCCAGGGTGTACGAGTTCGTCGAGCCCAGCGCCGGCGTGGCCCGCGTGATGTACGACGCCGCCGCACACCGCACCGCCAACCACGTCGTACGGCTCGACGTGCCCTCGCCGACCTGGATGCGGGCACCCGGCGAGGCACCGGGGTCGTTCGCGATCGAAGCGGCCCTGGACGAACTGGCCGAGCGCGCCGGCGTCGACCCGATCGAGCTGCGCGTACGCAACGAACCGCAGGCGGGCCCGGTCTCCGGACTCCCCTTCAGCAGCCGCAACCTGGTCGCCTGTTTCCGCGAGGGCGCGCGCAGGTTCGGCTGGGCGGACCGCGACCCGCGCCCCGGGCTGCGACGCGACGGCCGGTGGCTGCTGGGGACCGGCACGGCGGCCGCCTCCTTCGGTGCCGGGGCCGCCCCCTCCACGGCGCTGGTGACGGCCGAGGCCGACGGCACCTTCACCGTACGGATCGCCGCCGCCGACATCGGTACCGGCGCCCGCACCGCCCTCACCCTCATCGCGGCCGACGCCCTCAGGACCACCCCCGAACGCGTCCGGGTCCGCATCGGCGACAGTGACTTCGGCCAGGCGATGATCGCGGGCGGCTCCATGGGCACCCGCTCCTGGGCCTGGGCGGTCACCGCCGCCGCCGCCGAACTGCTCGAACGCCTCGCCCTGGGTACCGGCATCCCCCCGGAGGGCGTCACCGTGCGGTCCGACACCACCGAGGCCCTGGCCGCCCTCGCCCAGAAGGAGCGGCACTCCTTCGGAGCCCAGTTCGCCGAGGTCGCCGTGGACACCGCCACCGGCGAGGTGCGTGTGCGCCGCATGCTGGGCATCTTCGCGGCGGGCCGCATCGTCAACCCGCTCACCGCCCGCAACCAACTCGTCGGCGGCATGACCTGGGGCATCTCCATGGCTCTGCACGAAGAGGCCGTCCGCGACCACCGCACCGGCGCCCACTACGCCCCCGACCTCGCCGGGTACCACGTGGCCACGCACGCCGACGTCCCGGACATCGAGGCCGACTGGGTGGACGACCACGACCCGGACGACCCGGTCGGCATCAAGGGCATCGGCGAGGTCGGCATCGTCGGCGCGGCGGCGGCCGTCGCCAACGCGGTCTGGCACGCCACCGGCGTGCGCCACCGGGAGCTGCCGATCCGGCCCGACCGGATCATCACGGCGGCGAGGAACCGGCCCGGCGGGGGAGCGGTGGATGCTTGA
- a CDS encoding XdhC family protein, whose product MLDITGELHRWMEEGREFAVGTVVATSGSAPRGPGAALAVDSDGTVVGSVSGGCVEGAVHELCVQSLQDGTTVRERFGYSDEDAFAVGLTCGGELDVMVTPVRVDTPDRAVLRAALSAAAAGSPAALARVVAGPAGLLGRAMLVHADGTHEGGFGGHPALDGTAAAEARALLDAGRNGTVELSEHGSHCPGGLTLFVETSRPPPRMIVFGAVDFAAALVRVGKFLGHHVTVCDARPVFATRARFPEADEVVVEWPHHYLRRTPTDGRTVLCVLTHEARFDVPLLTEALRRPCAFIGAMGSRRTHEERTRRLREAGLTTRELERLRSPVGLDLGARTPEETALSIAAEIVATRHGGTGLPLTGRAEPIHRDLSPTGV is encoded by the coding sequence ATGCTTGACATCACCGGCGAACTGCACCGGTGGATGGAGGAGGGCCGGGAGTTCGCCGTCGGCACCGTCGTCGCCACCAGCGGCAGCGCCCCGCGCGGCCCCGGTGCCGCCCTCGCCGTCGACAGCGACGGCACGGTCGTCGGATCGGTCTCCGGCGGCTGCGTCGAGGGCGCCGTCCACGAACTGTGCGTCCAGTCCCTCCAGGACGGTACGACCGTGCGCGAACGGTTCGGCTACAGCGACGAGGACGCCTTCGCGGTCGGACTGACCTGCGGTGGGGAGCTCGACGTGATGGTCACCCCGGTCCGCGTGGACACCCCGGACCGGGCGGTGCTGCGTGCCGCGCTCTCCGCCGCCGCGGCCGGCTCCCCGGCCGCCCTCGCCCGGGTCGTCGCCGGCCCCGCCGGGCTACTGGGACGCGCCATGCTCGTCCACGCGGACGGCACCCACGAGGGCGGGTTCGGCGGCCACCCGGCGCTGGACGGTACGGCGGCGGCCGAGGCCCGGGCGCTGCTGGACGCCGGGCGCAACGGAACCGTCGAACTGTCCGAGCACGGTTCGCACTGCCCCGGCGGCCTGACGCTGTTCGTCGAGACCAGCCGACCGCCTCCCCGCATGATCGTCTTCGGTGCCGTCGACTTCGCCGCAGCGCTCGTGCGCGTGGGCAAGTTCCTCGGCCACCACGTGACGGTGTGCGACGCCCGGCCCGTCTTCGCCACCCGGGCCCGGTTCCCCGAGGCCGACGAGGTCGTCGTCGAGTGGCCGCACCACTATCTGCGGCGCACCCCGACCGACGGGCGCACCGTGCTGTGCGTCCTCACCCACGAGGCCCGCTTCGACGTGCCGCTGCTCACGGAGGCCCTGCGCAGGCCCTGCGCCTTCATCGGTGCGATGGGCTCACGCCGTACCCACGAGGAACGGACACGACGGCTGCGCGAGGCGGGCCTGACCACACGTGAACTGGAGCGGCTGCGCTCGCCCGTCGGCCTGGACCTCGGCGCCCGGACCCCGGAGGAGACCGCCTTGTCGATCGCGGCGGAGATCGTCGCGACCCGCCACGGCGGCACCGGTCTGCCCCTCACCGGCCGGGCGGAGCCGATCCACCGCGACCTGTCGCCGACGGGCGTCTGA